A segment of the Bos taurus isolate L1 Dominette 01449 registration number 42190680 breed Hereford chromosome 19, ARS-UCD2.0, whole genome shotgun sequence genome:
gtggCCATCAAGATGATGCTCCTTTTAATACTCACAATGTAAACAAAGTATCCACAGACAGTTGTTCAAAAAAGCCAAAGAatggctttattttaaaaactgaaaatgccCTTGAAAATGACCCTTTTCGCATAATGCTTTCTTAGAGAGAAATAACTCCCAACcaaccccccaccaaaaaaaaaaaaaaaaaatctctactaAACATGGCTAGATCACTTCAGAACTGAAATCCTCAGCTGGAACAAATGAAGATGTCTGTGAGCTGCTACTCTCAGCAACTTCAGGTCTATCTGACGGCATCTGTCTGGGGCCTTTTAGCAGGAGGGGGGACCCCAGAGCCTGGGTGGTCATCCTCAGACTATCCTTGGGGCTCTTGGTAGTTCCCAAAACAAGAAAGAGGAAATGCCAGCTGGGATACAGGTACAGAAGCAGGAGAATGCTAGGTAAAGAGCCTGAAATGTTAGGAATGATCCCAAACATTCGGAATCTGAAAGGCCATCCAAATGAGGTGAGATGAGGATGACTACAGTACAGTCCTACATCTGCCAGAGCACACACCATGCTTACGTTGTTTCTAAAATCAGAAAAGCGGGGCTTTTCCTGCTGACCGGAGCACCATCCAGATTACAGCTCAAAATCTGTGTGCCCGGGGGCTTGCACCCCATGCACCACGATGTGACtttttacacacacacgcacgcacacacaatcacacagcCCTCCAGAATAAATTTTGAGTCAGGCTATGGTAGTTTTCAAAGTAAAGAGAACAAGAGGCACTGAGCGAGAGGTCAAAACTTCTACTCATCTCTGTCAATTGCCCAGACCTGCTGCTTTGGGTCTGAGTTTTCCATGAACAGAAAAGGGAAATAGGTCACCCGAGATTATCAGACCGTTTGAAGAGAATACAGTTTGGAAAGTTGTTGATAGGCTATCATGGACTTCCCCTGGACAGAACTCAGCTACGTAAATAGCACAAGAACACTCAGTTGTGGGAGTCTGAGGGCTGGCAAAACCCCATGGCATGCTTGAATTACAGACCTCATGTAGAGAATGTTTCTTTAGGCAGGtaaattaaatgattaaaaaatataattattttttaaaaaaggcagagcaaGACCATTCCCTCgacacttaaaaaaaagtttctttcttcACAGCGTTTGATGGTTCCCTGACCCCCCGCATCTCTGCTGTTATTTAATGCAGTGAGAGTGAGCATTGAACACCATGGCGAGAACAGTGCAATACTGCCGACGCCCAGGTGTGTCCTTATTGATATGAGGGATGTCACCATCTCAGGGGAGTCACCGAGTGGACACGACTCTTTACCTCCATGCCAAGCCTCCTCTTCTCAACCCCGCAGTTTCCTGTCCTTTCCCCATCATCTTGGTGATGGAACTGCCTCAACCAGACAGGGCAGTGTCAATGGATGAGCCCTGGAAACTCATAACCCTGTCTTGCAAGTCTCCTCACACTGGAACATGCCGCCTAGCAGAACACTTTACAACACATTAAATATCCAGGAGTCACAAAACTGTGTGGATGACACATCTGAACACTGAAGAAACTATTTTGGAACAGCACAGGTACCTATCATTACTACACCTTAAAAACACTTGGAACAGGAGGTTTCTAATTGGCCTCCTGGCAGGGACGTCAGACCCAACCGTGGCCTCCTCACAGCAACTGGATTCACAGCTCATCTTGAGCACCTAGGAGTGGCCTCAGCCCACCTCTGCTGTCTCCTTTGGGTCACCCTGTCCTCACCGAGCTCTGGTCTCTGACATCACATCCACAGCCTGTGAATCTGTCGTCTTCtctcagtgctgtgatgaacccCAAACCTAAACCTCAGCTCTGTGCTTGGTGTATTTCTCAGCGATGTGGCCATCGACCAAAGCACACAGGAAGCCAATCTGTAGACCTCTTTGGTTCTGAGGAGCTGCAGAAGGCGTTCCTTCTGGGCTAAACATGTGTTCTGTAAGAAGCTGAAACAGGGTATTTATGGCAGGTGCTCCTGTGTTAAGGGCCTCCACAATAGCAGCAAAGCAACAGCATCCTAGATGTGGTCATTAGGGGCACCTGCCCTTGCTGAGGCCTCCCTGTGGCTCTTCAGCCCAATCCATTAGGGGCTTCTGACCTGGGCAGCAGTAACACTCACATATGCTCCCTGGCTCTGATTCAGCCAATGTTCTGGGATTTCAGTCTCAAAGAGGCATCAGCCTTCAGTCACGCTGCAATCTAATTGGGAGCCTTTGGGGGTTTCTCTGAGGAGGAAGTTACTAACACATAATTTGGCAGGAGCTGGTGATTAGAAGTCTCCATTTAAATTACACCACTGTCCACAGATTCTCTGCAGATTCCTACCAACACCCATGAGttttatttctgtggtatctGTATGTCTTCCAGTTGCAGCTTTACTCCTTCTTAAAATGGATAAATCAAAAAGACCCtacaacattaacaaaacaatgTAACAAAGTGAGGACATTATGTACATAAATACTGTATATAAACTAGAGAAATGACAAAtcttccaggaaaagaaaaaaagaaaacttatgtCAAGTGTTAACAGTGATAATATTAAACAGAAAAACTTTGCATTCACTGGAGGTTATACATAGGTCATGTAACAATTCAAAtatctatgaaattaaaaagttaGGCAGCGTTGGGAAAAACAGCATGAGGGaggaaaataaattggaaaaatatGGCCATGAAACTTAAAAGGCCCGCAGAATTATTCAAGTAACGAAAGGGTTAAAACCCTACATCTGTACTCAttttagaacacacacacattttcagtTGCTGTTTTTCAAACTTGGCCCTATCGTGTTTTCTCATTGGGAGGATGCTGCAGAGCACATTTCCGGCGGGTAGGGGGGaagagggggtggggaagaaagGGTAGGATGACCACCTTAGTGGAGTCCATCCACCCAGAAGACACTGGGCGTGACCACCTCTCCACTCCCAATTTCACCTCTTCTTATTCAGATTCCCTTTACAGAGGACCTCTTGGATTTCATTTGGAggtcattttaaatttaataaaatgatttgcttggggtaaaaaaaaaaataaaagtatttgctTGATAGGTTTACAAAGCCAGCCGTTATCATGCCTTTTTATAATGATACACTCTGCAGACCAGAAGAGATGAATTCTGGAAGACCCTCTTTGAAAGCAAAGCAGAGCCTGCCCACCTCAGGAACTCCCAATGGGCTGCACTGAGAACACGCTGACGTCAGGCTGCCCCCTTCAGCAAATCTGAATCCAATGCATCAGGTCTGGAGACCAAACCCTCATCACACAGGCCCAGGGCAGCGCTTCCAATTTCCAgcttcatcccaccctccccatcTGCTTCCTTCCTCAATCAAGCCAGCAGGCCTTTCCTCGGAGGGCAAAATGAGGAGCAGGTGGCAGTTGATTGAAAAACAGCACGTTGCCTTGGATAAAGGTGTTCTTTGAAAATGAGTGTTTTTTTGAGGTTTGAAttttcccaaaaaaaaaaaaagacaaaatggtctTGCCGTCCAAATCaaactctctctcacacacactcggggtgggggtggggaacaaaCCCTGCATGCGCCAGGAACAGTAAAATGaccaaaatattataaaattaaccAATAAAGTGCATGGTTCCTTATGTATTACACCTGCCCCTTTTACAAACATTTCTTTTAGAAAGTCACGTGTACAGGCTCAGAATCACATGGTATTATAGAAGGGGTTGGTTGTCCGTTTTTTATCATTTGCTTTTCTCAGTCTCCTAAGGGGGTGAGTTCTGCCGTGCTGCTCTCGGGGCGCCACAGCCAGCCCCGGGGCCGggctggtgtcctgcagtccctgggtcggTACCGAAGGAAGGCCTCCTTCCGAACTAGTCAATCCAGGTCCTGCCCTGGGGAGCAAACACTGCTGACTGGAACCGAACTCTTTGGCATACTGTGCAAGGGGCCTCTCCACTGGCCTGCTCTGCGCGATGCACTCTGTGGTTCTGAGCTGCTCTATCAAATACTTGGTGGGCTCTCGGTTCTGGGGAGTGTCTGGGTTTTCTGGGGGCTCCTGGGCCTCCATGCCCGAGTCCGTTCTGAGGAAGGGCTGAAGCAGTTTGAGATGAGGGGACTCAGAGGAGACAGGCTCCCTCTCTGGTGAACAGTCTTTACAGAGGTCCAAGTAACCTAACTTGGCAAGGGAAGCTGAACGCCTCAGTTGGGGTGGCTTGGGGAGCCCTACCTGGGAAGTTGCTCGGGACTCGATTTCTTTAGCGCGTCCCTTCACCACCCTGGGGCTCTGACTGGGACTCTCTATACTGTCGCTACTGGAGCTGTGTGGGAGCTGATGGGCTACAGATGTTGGGTCCAGTTTTTCTGGTTGCTCCCCAATATTATTACCCAGTTGGCTGATTAAATGCAGGTCTTCGCTACTGAACTGGGAGCCCTGATATGGCACTTCACTGGCCCTGGAGAGGGGGCCCTCCTGACTTTCTTCCCAGCTGCCCTGCTCCGTGGAGGGCTCGCTGTCTGTGGTGCTGCTCTGCCCTGTGAAGCCTTCCAGGTGAACCACCGTCTGGGGGTGCAGGTGATCCGGGCTGGCGCCACATGGCTGGGTCGTGGGACTGACAATAGGCGCTGCTGGGCTGCTCAGGGTGGGGGGCAGGTCGACTGGCCTGCTGTGCTCATGCTGGGGAGAGGAAGAATGAGGCGGAGGTAGCACTCTGgggtgcagaggagcctggtcggggCTCAGCGTCCGGTTCAGATTTTCATCCAGAGCACAGAGGACAGTGAGGGTCTCTTCCACCTTCACTGTCCTCAGTCCCTGCGCCCCACTCTTCTCACTGCTGGCTCTTTCCCACCCTGGCCCGGGATCAGGGGATGTGGCTGTGTAGGTGTATTCAATGATTTCTATCTTCTTGGGAAAGGCAGCAGGGGCCGCTGGTGTCTCGGGCCCCTGGCCGGAGACCACAGTCCTCGGCTCCCGCAGGATACCTTCATGCCGTGGGCCATCCTGAGTTGCTGGCGCTGGGTGAGACTCCCGCAGCTCAGGGGCCGGGACGATGGCAAGCTGCTCAGGACGCAGTAAAGAGCCAGACTCAGACCCACCGCATCGCCCTTGGCCCCTGCCCGTCTCTGGCTCCTTGGGGACATATGACAGTTCTGGGGCGGCTTCGTCACTCTTCCCTTTCGCTGCCAGGTCTGCCACTGAAGAATCGTTCTTGGAATTCTTGCGAGTGGACAGCGAGGTCCCCGCAGGGGCAGCACCATGGTGCTCCTGTTCTTGCCGCAGGCGCTCCTCAAACTCCAAGGTGGCTCGCCTCACGGACCCGGGGTACCACTTGGCACCCGGGGGCATCCCGGGGCCCCAGAGCTCTTGTTCCCCCTCCACTGGTTCCTCTTCTTCTACCTCTGCGGTGGAGGAGTGTGCCCCTGGGCACCCCTCGGGGTCCCCCTTCCCTGAGTCTTTGGCTGGTtcaggctgggctgggcaggaACCTTCACTCTGCTCCAGGTTTCCAGGTCTGTTCTCGGCGGCCTGGGCCCTCTCCAGGGGCAGCTCGTGGACGATGTGCTTCTTTGGTGTGTGGCATGGGTTGGACAGCACGTCTCCTTTCACTTGAATCTGTCCAACTCCTTGACTGATGGATTCAATCTCAGTGACGATTTCTTTGACTGACATCGCATTTTCTGAGTGCGGCTGCATGAAGATGTCCGGGCTGACCTGTTCTGAGATTGCCTAAGGAGAGGAAACAGTGAGAAGGTTATGGTAAACTGGAGTCTGATTCAAAGAGCCAGACTGATTGCTCACTAGGTTCCAGGAGAACCTTCTGGCTCTGAGGACACAAATCATGGGGTGCCTGGAACTGTCCTCTGCCTGGGGTTACGCTCTATTTCATGGTACAAGAAAAGAACAGATTCACCAAAGGCAGAGATACAAAATTAGTCATACATCGTGTCACTGCCTATTAAACTTTTGTTCTGTTTGCTCAAATAGGATTCTGTTCCAATAGCTTGCTCCAAAAGTAAACAGTAAGTAGCCCTGGAAGCTCCTATAATCCTTATTTTCTGAAGACCCTGAGCCTTCTAGATTCAGGCCATCCTGGGGTAAATGAAACTTTTCCTCTCTAGCCTATCAACTTCTAGCCTAATCTGGTTCAAGGGGAAGAGTTCCACTGAAGGGCTCAGTGGCCGCCTTACATACGCCCAGAGTCTGAGGGAGATGGATGTCTGACTTGGAGTCTCACTGCTCTCTTCTGTCCTCTGTCTTGCCAGCTCTCATCCACTCCTCCCCCTGCTTCTCCCAGTGGCCGCACCCCAGCATGTGAGCACAATTCCTATGTTTCATGGGGCTCCTTCCGTGGCTGATGCAGCCACATACCTGAGCACACTCAGAAACTGTGACTGACATTTTACTGTTCCACCAGTTACAAGTCCCCACATGGGTTTAGAACTAAGCCAAAGAAAACTGGCCAGTGTGAAATCAAGCCCTACTGTAAAACAGTTAAGAATCTCAGAATTCAGAGATGGCCCTTGGACGTCTCTTAAAGCAACATCATTCTGCGCCTCAATCTATTTTGGCAGCATTTTTGCAAATTTTCAAAGTACAGTATTTCCCTAGGAATTGTTCTGGTCTTTCTCCTTCATAAGAGTCAGAGCTAGTGCAGACTAGCAAGGCCAGTTATGCCTTTGGGAGAAATGTGCTGGGACATCAGGCAGAGGCCAACTTGCCAAAGCTGGGAGAGAAGCCACAGCGGGCCCAGTATGGTGCAGGGGCTGTGGAGAGAGCGCTCATATGACCAGGAACTTTGCAGAAAAGCTATTTCTGTCAGAGCTGCTGCACCCATTAGTCCAAAGGTGAGCTTGGGCATTCTGGTCTCCCGGTAGAAATGAAATAGAGGCATAACTTTGGGggagaagagaagacagaagcagaggcAACAACTGCCCTGGGTTGgttaagaagagagaagaaagatgaGGCGTATATGAGGTGGTAAATTTAAGTAGGTGGATATCAGGAGATGTCAAGACTCTAGTCAGCTCCATTGAAATCATTAAATGACTTCATTTATGTTAAACCAAATTGATCACCATTTACTTCCCATTATCAATCTAAGATACCATTGTTTTTAAGATACCACCCAATTTCCAAgtcaaaatgagaataataattaaTTTGAGTCTTAGAACTGTTGACACATAATAACCGTTCCCCTCCCTGGTCTGAGATGGCTCAAAGGAACTCATCAGCCAGAGAAGAATCTTGGGATTCTGTCTGCTCTTAAATTATTTCCTCAAACCATCTCTCAATTCTCGAATACCAGAGGGTGGCAAGATGAGGAACAATTCAGACACATTATCAATAGCAAGAACTCAGCATGGGAATTAGCTGCTACACCAACAACTATTAATACATGTCCAGTCTTTGAATTTTCTGAAGCAGAAAGAACTTCCCCAAACAAATCCATCCTCTCAGAGAGACGGGTCTCACTCAGGCAGCAGGTGAGTCCCTGGCACCTCCCTGCTGAGAGAGGGAGATATGATCTG
Coding sequences within it:
- the SSH2 gene encoding protein phosphatase Slingshot homolog 2 isoform X8, which translates into the protein MHNYYPGSLFLTWVSYYESHINSDQSSVNEWNAMQDVQSHRPDSPALFTDIPTERERTERLIKTRLREIMMQKDLENITSKEIRTELEMQMVCNLREFKEFIDNEMIVILGQMDSPTQIFEHVFLGSEWNASNLEDLQNRGVRYILNVTREIDNFFPGVFEYHNIRVYDEEATDLLAYWNDTYKFISKAKKHGSKCLVHCKMGVSRSASTVIAYAMKEYGWNLDRAYDYVKERRTVTKPNPSFMRQLEEYQGILLASKQRHNKLWRSHSDSDLSDHHEPICKPGLELNKKEITTSADQIAEVKTMESHPPIPPVFVEHVVPQDENQKALCTKERMICLEFTSQEFHAGQIEDELNLNDINGCSSGCCLNEPKFPLDNCHASKALIQPGKDPEMAHKFPDLTVEDLETDALKADMNVHLLPMEELTSRLKDLPMSPDPESPSPQPSCQATVSDFSGDRIDFFSALEKFVELSQETRSRSFSHSRMEEVGGGRNESCRLSVVEAAPSEATTDDQRSSSLSNTPHASEESSVDEEQSKAISEQVSPDIFMQPHSENAMSVKEIVTEIESISQGVGQIQVKGDVLSNPCHTPKKHIVHELPLERAQAAENRPGNLEQSEGSCPAQPEPAKDSGKGDPEGCPGAHSSTAEVEEEEPVEGEQELWGPGMPPGAKWYPGSVRRATLEFEERLRQEQEHHGAAPAGTSLSTRKNSKNDSSVADLAAKGKSDEAAPELSYVPKEPETGRGQGRCGGSESGSLLRPEQLAIVPAPELRESHPAPATQDGPRHEGILREPRTVVSGQGPETPAAPAAFPKKIEIIEYTYTATSPDPGPGWERASSEKSGAQGLRTVKVEETLTVLCALDENLNRTLSPDQAPLHPRVLPPPHSSSPQHEHSRPVDLPPTLSSPAAPIVSPTTQPCGASPDHLHPQTVVHLEGFTGQSSTTDSEPSTEQGSWEESQEGPLSRASEVPYQGSQFSSEDLHLISQLGNNIGEQPEKLDPTSVAHQLPHSSSSDSIESPSQSPRVVKGRAKEIESRATSQVGLPKPPQLRRSASLAKLGYLDLCKDCSPEREPVSSESPHLKLLQPFLRTDSGMEAQEPPENPDTPQNREPTKYLIEQLRTTECIAQSRPVERPLAQYAKEFGSSQQCLLPRAGPGLTSSEGGLPSVPTQGLQDTSPAPGLAVAPREQHGRTHPLRRLRKANDKKRTTNPFYNTM
- the SSH2 gene encoding protein phosphatase Slingshot homolog 2 isoform X7, giving the protein MFILLRPEDNIRLAVRLESTYQNRTRYMVVVSTNGRQDTEESIVLGMDFSSNDSSTCTMGLVLPLWSDTLIHLDGDGGFSVSTDNRVHIFKPVSVQAMWSALQSLHKACEVARMHNYYPGSLFLTWVSYYESHINSDQSSVNEWNAMQDVQSHRPDSPALFTDIPTERERTERLIKTRLREIMMQKDLENITSKEIRTELEMQMVCNLREFKEFIDNEMIVILGQMDSPTQIFEHVFLGSEWNASNLEDLQNRGVRYILNVTREIDNFFPGVFEYHNIRVYDEEATDLLAYWNDTYKFISKAKKHGSKCLVHCKMGVSRSASTVIAYAMKEYGWNLDRAYDYVKERRTVTKPNPSFMRQLEEYQGILLASKQRHNKLWRSHSDSDLSDHHEPICKPGLELNKKEITTSADQIAEVKTMESHPPIPPVFVEHVVPQDENQKALCTKERMICLEFTSQEFHAGQIEDELNLNDINGCSSGCCLNEPKFPLDNCHASKALIQPGKDPEMAHKFPDLTVEDLETDALKADMNVHLLPMEELTSRLKDLPMSPDPESPSPQPSCQATVSDFSGDRIDFFSALEKFVELSQETRSRSFSHSRMEEVGGGRNESCRLSVVEAAPSEATTDDQRSSSLSNTPHASEESSVDEEQSKAISEQVSPDIFMQPHSENAMSVKEIVTEIESISQGVGQIQVKGDVLSNPCHTPKKHIVHELPLERAQAAENRPGNLEQSEGSCPAQPEPAKDSGKGDPEGCPGAHSSTAEVEEEEPVEGEQELWGPGMPPGAKWYPGSVRRATLEFEERLRQEQEHHGAAPAGTSLSTRKNSKNDSSVADLAAKGKSDEAAPELSYVPKEPETGRGQGRCGGSESGSLLRPEQLAIVPAPELRESHPAPATQDGPRHEGILREPRTVVSGQGPETPAAPAAFPKKIEIIEYTYTATSPDPGPGWERASSEKSGAQGLRTVKVEETLTVLCALDENLNRTLSPDQAPLHPRVLPPPHSSSPQHEHSRPVDLPPTLSSPAAPIVSPTTQPCGASPDHLHPQTVVHLEGFTGQSSTTDSEPSTEQGSWEESQEGPLSRASEVPYQGSQFSSEDLHLISQLGNNIGEQPEKLDPTSVAHQLPHSSSSDSIESPSQSPRVVKGRAKEIESRATSQVGLPKPPQLRRSASLAKLGYLDLCKDCSPEREPVSSESPHLKLLQPFLRTDSGMEAQEPPENPDTPQNREPTKYLIEQLRTTECIAQSRPVERPLAQYAKEFGSSQQCLLPRAGPGLTSSEGGLPSVPTQGLQDTSPAPGLAVAPREQHGRTHPLRRLRKANDKKRTTNPFYNTM